A region of Oncorhynchus masou masou isolate Uvic2021 chromosome 29, UVic_Omas_1.1, whole genome shotgun sequence DNA encodes the following proteins:
- the LOC135520394 gene encoding V-type proton ATPase subunit C 1-A, translated as MTEFWLISAPGEKTCQQTWDQMMVATTRNNNLSTNNKFNIPDLKVGTLDVLVGLSDDLAKLDSFIEGVVKKVSQYMADVLEDSRDKVQENLLANGVDLVTYITRFQWDMAKYPIKQSLKNISDIISKQVSQIDNDLKARASAYNNLKGNLQNLERKNAGSLLTRSLADIVKKEDFVIDSEYLITMLVVVPKTSYADWQKTYETLSEMVVPRSTNLLFEDHDSGLFSVTLFRKAIDDFRHKARENKYTVRDFQYNEQEMNADKEEMTRLSTDKKKQFGPLVRWLKVNFSEAFIAWIHIKALRVFVESVLRYGLPVNFQAMLLQPNKKNMKKLREVLNDLYKHLDSSAAAVIDSAMDIPGLNLSQQEYYPYVYYKIDCNLLDFK; from the exons ATGACAGAGTTCTGGTTGATCTCAGCTCCTGGAGAGAAGACCTGCCAGCAGACATGGGACCAGATGATGGTGGCCACCACGCGCAACAACAACCTGTCCACCAACAACAAGTTCAACATCCCAGACCTCAAG GTGGGGACGCTAGATGTGTTAGTTGGGctgtcagatgacctggccaaaCTGGACTCCTTTATTGAAGG tgtggtgaagaaggtgtcTCAGTACATGGCTGATGTGTTAGAGGACAGCCGAGACAAAGTCCAGGAGAACCTGCTGGCCAACGGAG TGGATCTGGTGACCTACATCACACGGTTTCAGTGGGACATGGCCAAGTACCCCATCAAGCAGTCACTGAAGAACATCTCTGATATCATATCCAAG CAAGTAAGCCAGATTGACAACGACCTGAAGGCCAGAGCCTCTGCCTACAACAACCTGAAAGGGAACCTGCAGAATCTGGAGAGGAAGAACGC GGGGAGCCTGCTGACCAGGAGTCTGGCTGACATTGTCAAGAAGGAGGACTTTGTGATTGACTCTGAGTATCTGATCACTATGTTGGTGGTTGTACCAAA GACGAGTTATGCAGACTGGCAGAAGACCTATGAAACGTTGTCTGAAATGGTGGTACCCCGATCCACTAA CCTGCTGTTTGAGGACCATGACAGTGGTCTGTTCAGCGTCACCCTATTCAGGAAGGCCATTGATGACTTCAGACACAAGGCCAGAGAGAAcaa GTACACAGTCAGGGACTTCCAGTACAACGAGCAGGAGATGAATGCGGACAAAGAGGAGATGACACGTCTCTCCACAGACAAGAAGAAGCAGTTT GGGCCACTGGTGCGATGGTTGAAAGTGAACTTCAGTGAGGCCTTCATCGCATGGATTCACATCAAGGCTCTGAGGGTCTTTGTGGAGTCTGTCTTAAG ATATGGGCTGCCTGTGAACTTCCAGGCCATGCTGCTCCAGCCCAACAAGAAGAACATGAAGAAACTGAGGGAGGTTCTCAATGACCTATACAAACACCTGGACAGCAGCGCTGCAGCTGTCATCGAT TCTGCCATGGATATCCCTGGTCTGAACCTGAGCCAGCAGGAGTACTACCCTTATGTTTACTACAAGATAGACTGCAACCTGCTGGACTTTAAATAG